A stretch of DNA from Amylolactobacillus amylophilus DSM 20533 = JCM 1125:
CTTCTTGATATTTGAAATTCTCTTCTTCTATTGGCTTATTTCAAACGGTATTCATGCAATTGCGATGCTACGCACACTTGGTACAAAGTCGCAGGGATGGAAGCTTGATAAGAACTTAGGTATCCAGATTCAACAGCCTGGTGATAATTCGATGCTACTTTTGCTATTTGGGATTGCTTCTCTACTTGCAATTGCAATCTTTGGCTATGTTTACTGGGTAAGCTTTAAAAGTAATCGTAAGCTTTATGAACTAGCTCAAGAGGGGCGGAAGATTCCGTCAACAATGGACGATATTCGCTCTCTTTTTGATGAGAAATTCCACATCACGTTAATGTCCATTCCAATTGTCGGTGTACTTACCTTTACGGTTCTACCTTTGCTCTATATGATTTCAATTGCTTTTACAAGCTATGATCATAACCACTTGCCTCCAAAGAACCTCTTTCATTGGGTGGGTTTCGCAAACTTTGGTTCAGTGATTAATGGCGATATTGCTGGAACATTCTTTCCTGTACTGACGTGGACAATTGTCTGGGCTGTTGTTGCAACGGCTACTACGTTTTTTGGTGGAATTTTATTAGCACTTTTGCTAAACGCCAAGCAATTAAAGGGTAAGAAGTATTGGCGGATAGTCTTCATGGTTACGATGGCAGTACCTCAATTTGTTTCCTTGTTACTGATGGCTAATCTTTTTAATGACTCTGGTCCTATCAATGCACTGTTACTTAATTGGGGTTGGATTAAGAGTTCGATTCCGTTCCTGACTGACGGTACAATTGCCAAACTGGTAATTATTTTCGTGAATATGTGGATTGGTATTCCGGTTACTATGTTAATCGCGACAGGAATTATTCAAAACTTACCACAGGACCAAATTGAAGCGGCAACTATTGATGGTGCTAATAAATTTCAGATTTTCAGAAAAATTACTTTCCCACAAATTGTCTTCGTCATGGCACCGGCGCTAATTCAGCAGTTCATCGGTAATATCAATAACTTTAATGTAATCTATTTGCTGACGGGTGGTTATCCTTCAAATTCGAAATTTTATAGCGCGGGTGAGACTGATCTGTTGGTAACGTGGCTGTACAAACTAACTGTTGATAGTGCTGACTATAACTTAGCGAGTGTTATCGGTATTATAATCTTTGTTCTTTCTGCCGCATTCTCATTATTTGCGTATAAGAAGACTAATTCGTACCAGAATGGAGGTCTTGCATAATGGCACACAAAAGCACAACACATACAAGATCCGGGCAGAAACGCCGTAACAGTATTTGGATTAATGCATTAACTGTGGTGCTTGGGATTGTCTGGATCCTACCAGTTATTTGGATTATTCTGACTAGTTTACGTGGAGAGGGTGGTGCGTTCGTTCAATATTTCGTTCCGAAATCGTTCACTTTCCAAAACTATATTACTTTGTTCCAAAACCCTGACTATCCATTTCTCCAGTGGTTCCTTAATACACTACTCGTATCCTCTGTGACGTGTGTGATCTCTACATTAATTACAATTTCGATGGCGTACTCATTATCAAGATTACGCTTCCGATTTAGAGGACCATTCCTAAAGATTGCGCTGGTTTTAAATATGTTCCCGGGCTTCATGAGTATGATTGCCATTTATTATATTTTAAAAGCTGTCAACTTAAATCAAAGTCTAATTGCACTAATTCTAGTCTACTCTAGTGGTGCCGCGCTTGGTTTCTATATTGCTAAAGGATTCTTCGATACTATTCCGATGGCATTAGATGAATCGGCAATGATTGATGGTGCGACGAAGTTCCAGATTTTCACTAAAATTACGCTCCCATTGTCGAAGCCAATAATTGTCTATACAGCATTGATGTCGTTCATGGGTCCTTGGATGGACTTCATCTTTGCAAAAGTTATCCTTGGTGATGCAACCCACAAGTATACTACCGCTATTGGTCTATATTCGATGATGACCAAGACAACGGCAAATAGTCTTTTCATGACGTTTACTGCAGGGTGTGTAGTGATTGCGATTCCAATTACGATTTTGTTCATCTTCATGCAACGCTATTATGTTGAGGGAATTACAAGCGGTGCTGTTAAAGGATAATATTAATAACGAGAGGGTGTACTAACCATGGTACAAATTGATTTAGAACATATTTATAAAGAATATCCAAAATCGGACCATTATGCGGTAATGGATTTCGACTTACATATTAAAGATAAGGAATTTATTGTATTCGTTGGACCATCGGGCTGCGGTAAAAGTACAACTTTACGGATGATTGCAGGACTGGAAGATATTTCTAAGGGCGATTTGAAAATTAATGGCGAAGTGGTTAATGATCTTCCGTCTAAGGATCGTGATATTGCCATGGTCTTCCAAAGTTATGCGCTGTATCCACATATTTCGGTTTATGAAAATATGGCTTTTGGCCTTAGATTAAGAAAGTATAGCAAGGCGGAAATTGATAAGCGTGTAGATGAAGCTGCAGAAATACTTGGTTTAACTGAATTTCTCAGCAGAAGACCGGCGGACTTATCCGGTGGACAACGTCAACGTGTTGCCCTTGGGCGAGCGATTGTCCGGGATGCCCCAATCTTTCTAATGGACGAACCGCTCTCTAACTTGGATGCCAAGTTACGTGTTTCCATGCGTGCTGAAATTGCAAAACTACATCAACGGTTAAATACCACGACGATCTACGTAACTCACGATCAAACTGAGGCTATGACAATGGCCGATCGAGTTGTTGTTATGTCCGTAGGTAAGATTCAACAAGTTGGTACACCGGCAGAAATTTATGACAATCCTAAGAACCAATTTGTTGCTAGCTTTATTGGCTCACCATCGATGAACTTCTTTGATGTCACATACGAAAACGGAAGAATTCATAACGATAAAGGAATAGATCTAGCGGTACCAGAAGGTAGAGCCAAGATTCTAGATAGAAATGGGTACGAAGGCAAACATGTGGTTTTTGGCATTCGTCCTGAAGATATTCACACTGAGAATGCATTCTTAACAAGCTGGCCCAAACAGATTGTGAATGCGAGGGTAGTTGTATCTGAGCTTCTTGGAGCTACGAGTCAACTTTATGCGGAGATGGGTGACGAGGAGTTTGTTGCTACAGTTGATGCAAGGGATTTTCATAATCCAGGTGATGAGGTAACGATGGGCTTTGATATCAATAAGGGCCATTTCTTCGATGTCGATACTACGGAAGCAATTAAGTAAGATAAATCAAATTTTTATAGATATATTGTGTAGTTATTAAAAAATCGTCAGCTTCTATGTAATGAGGCTGACGATTTTTGGTGTTTATTTAGGCCCTTTGACAGGTCGTATCGGTAAAATAGTTTGAGATCATTTTCAATCGCTGAAAATGGTCTCTTTTTACTTTATAAATAATTTAACTAATTTTCGAATCTTTACCCTGGATATTGCCAGGCTTGATATTCTACAGCTCAGTTTCCAAGGGATAATTCAAAATTTGTTTGACAAGGAGAAAATCTTCTTTGCGAATTCTATCTTCGAATTGGCTAGATTGGATTCTGCCTAGGCCAAAACTATGAATTTGAGTTTACCATACCGTGGATTGAATAATTATTCAATGGTATATATCCTGAGAAGTTATTACCACCAGAAGTTATTGGGCAAACAATCACGTAATTTGTCTTCATATTATAATGATTTGATGACACAACTAGGGCTGGATGTGTACCGCGCATCTCAGATCCAACTACAGGTGAAAAGTTTAGCCAGATTATATCTCCCTGAGGAGGCTTATACATCTAACTTAAACTCCGATTCCGCTTTTTTTTGCCAACTGCTATCTTCATCGTTCACAAAATTCCTCCTTAGATTTAAAGGGGTTTTCAATCCGTGGTACGAATATCAATCTACTATTTTTACCTCATCATTTCACCTTCCTAAAAATTTATTGACTAACCAGTCGAAATCGCTTGACTTAGTTATTTAAATTCCATATACTTTGTATCTATTTGTGATTTTAAGGAGGTTTGGATGAAACTACTAGGGTTATATTTAAAGAAGTATTGGTCCAATGTTACAGTAGCAACTGGTGCGATGGTTGTCATCGCCTTTGCCACGCTCTGGCAACCGAAACTGTTACAGAACATGATTGATGCTATCTTGCAAAATGACAAGCAGACCGTCTACGAACTGGGTATTCAGTTAATGGGACTCGCAGTCCTAGGAATTATTGCCGGAATAGTCAACACGATTTTCTCGGCCAAGGCTTCGCAATCAATCGCGGCCGACATGCGAGAACTTGCCTACCGCAAGATTCAGACGTTCTCGTATGGTAATATTCAGAAGTTCTCTGCCTCGAACCTGGTGGTTAGGCTGACGAACGATATTAACCAAGTTCAAATGGTTGTGATGAGTCTCTTGCAACAACTCACACGAATTCCCGTTCTTTTCATCGGGTCATTTATCCTCGCAATTGCGGTTATGCCAAGCCTTTGGTGGGTGATTATCGCGATGCTGGTACTAATCGTGACTACTGCCATGGTTAGCTTCACCAAAATGGGTAAGTTCTTCGGCCAGATGCAAGAAATGATGGAGAAGAATAATACACTAGCGCGGGAGAACCTCATGGGGATGCGCGTGGTGAAGTCATTCGTGCAGGAGCAGGAGCAGATCGACAAGTTCTCTGAAGCGTCCGACGAGATGACGGATGTCACAATCAAGATTGGGAATCTCTTCTCTATCTTGATACCGAGCTTCTTCTTGGTGGGGAATATGGCTGTTGCTGTGGTCGTCCTCCTGGTAGGAAATATGGTGACCAAGGATCCCGGCGTGCTAGGAGCATCACAAGCCTTCATCAGCTATCTCATGCAGATTCTCTTTGCTGTGGTGATGGGTGGCTTCATGATGACCGGTGCCTCGCGGGCATTCGTCTCGCTGGCTCGTCTAAAGGAGATTTATGATGAGGAGCCCGAGCTGACTTATCCGGACGTTGCATCCATTGATTTGGCTGCATCTGTCGAATTTGAGCACGTCTCGTTCCAATATCCAAATGATGACAAAAAAGTTTTGGATGACATTTCGTTTACGGTCGAACCCGGAGAGATGATTGGTGTCGTTGGTGCAACAGGCTCCGGGAAATCCACGCTAGCCCAACTAATTCCAAGATTATATGATCCAACAGAGGGAGTCATCAAGGTTGGTGGCCATGATCTGAAGACGGTTAACGAAGAATCACTGCGCAGGACTATTTCGTTTGTTCTCCAACGGTCAACGATGTTCTCGGGGACGATATCTCATAACTTACGCCAGGGTAAACCGGATGCAACTGTGGATGAAATGCGCTGGGCTGCTGGGGTGGCTCAGTCCGCTGAATTCATTGAGAAACTGGAGCACCAATACGATGCTGAGGTTGAGGAACGTTCCGCAAACTTCTCCGGTGGTCAGAAACAACGTCTATCCATCACACGTGGGGTGATTGCTAAACCGAAAATCCTGATTATGGACGATTCAACCAGCGCGCTCGATGCAAAGTCGGAGAAGTTGGTTCAGGAGGCACTCGACCGGGAGCTTGCTGGCACCACCACTTTCGTTATTGCGGAGAAGATTTCTTCTATTGTGAAGGCTGATAAGATTCTCGTCCTTGATCAGGGGAAACTGGTTGGAATCGGAACACACCGTGAACTACGACAGACGAATGCAACTTATCAGGAGATATATGCAACACAGAAGGCATTAGAGGAGGTGTAGTCATGAAGGACTTAAAGAGTGCAGGCAAATTTTATTACCATTATTTAAGTAAGTATTGGAAGGGCATGACAGTTGTCTTGCTCCTTACCATTATTTCGACATATCTTCAGGTGCAGGCGCCCGTATTTATGGGTGAAGCTTTCACTAAGTTGACCGAGTATCTGCAGGCTTGGGCGAATCCCGCGACCCACGCCGCTGCCTCAAAGGCCGGATTCTATGATGCATTGATTAAGCTAGTAGCGTTTTACGTTGCAAACGCAATTGCGATGTTGATTAGCTCCATTGTGATTGCCCGAATTGCTGGTAAATCAACTGGAACGATGCGTGTGGGTCTTTTCCGCAAAATGCAACGGTTACGGATTAGCTACTTCGATACCCATTCTGACGGGGACATTCTCGCACGCTACACTAGCGACCTCGACAATATTTTCAATGCGATGAACCAGGCTTTATATGAAGTGATGTTCAGTTTCACTCTGTTCGTCGGTATGGTCTGGATGATGTTCAGGCAGAACGTGACGCTAGCATGGATTACCATTGCAACAACGCCGATAGCGGTTATTGTGGCTTTCGTGGTAATCAAAAACGCGCAAAAGTTCGTTAACCGGCAACAAGATGATATTGGTAAGATGAATGGTTACATCAACGAGCAAATCACGGGGCAGAAGATCATCATCACGAACGGCCTACAGGAAGATTCAATTGCGGGCTTCGTGCAGCACAATAATCAGGTCAAACAGACAACCTACAAGGGTCAGATTTGGTCCGGTATCTTGTATCCACTGATGCAAGGGATGGCGCTTTTGAACACCGCGGTCGTGATCTTCTGGGGTTCGTGGTATGTGATGAATGGCAAAATGAGCTTGGCCGTTGGCCTTGGACTAATTGTTATCTTCGTTCAATATGCACAACAATATTACCAACCAATCATCAGTTTGACGTCGTTATACACCATGATCCAGCTTTCGATTACGGGGGCACGGCGGATTAATGAGGTGAGAGAAGAACCTGATGAGGTTAAGCCAACTGCTGGTGTGCCATTTAGTGAGATTAAGGAGAAGATTAACCTGACTGACATCCACTTTAGCTACAATCCTGGTAAGGAAATCTTGCATGGGGTGAACATCGAAGTTGATAAGGGCCAGATGGTCGCACTTGTCGGACCAACGGGCTCTGGGAAGACGACGGTCATGAACTTGCTTAATCGCTTCTATGATGTGGATTCTGGCTCCATCACATTTGATGGGCAGAATATCCAAGACATGGATCTTGATTCTCTAAGAGGTAATGTGGGAATTGTACTGCAAGATCCACAGCTCTTCACAGGTACAATCGGTGAGAACATTAAGTTTGGTAAGCCTGATGCTAGCCAGGAAGAGATTGAGGCTGCTGCGAAGCAGGCAAACATTCATGACTTTATTGTGAGCTTACCTGATGGCTACGAGACCCGAATTGATGATGAGAATTCGTTATTCTCAGCTGGCCAGAAGCAGTTGATGTCAATTGCCAGAACTATCATTACAAATCCGAAGCTGTTGATTCTGGATGAGGCCACCAGTAACGTGGATACGGTGACTGAAGCGCAGATTCAGGCGGCGATGGACAACGTAATTGCGGGCCGAACAAGTTTCGTGATTGCCCACAGATTAAAAACCATTCTGAATGCCGATAAGATAGTGGTGTTGAGGAATGGCGAAGTCATTGAGGAAGGTAGTCATAAGCAGCTACTGGATGAACAGGGCTTCTATTACGAGTTGTATCACAATCAGATGGTCTTTGAATAAAGACGACAAAGCAGGTAAATACACCTGCTTTTTTTGTGGGATCAAGTATGGGTCAAAAAGTTATAAAATTTTTAAAGTAGAACGATAAAAACATTTGTAATTCTAATTTAAGGTAATGTTTATCGAGGGATTTACATGCTTTTGTGTCTAAGATTCATAAGTATCGGATGAGGTGTGTATAATGCAAGCCATGTATGGGATTTGAGTACTTTTTCAATGAGATAATTGCTGGTTATTTGATATAACTGAGCCTATTTAATTATAAATATATATGTTTATGTATTTTTATTTTGGTGAGCATGCTACTCTTCAAGAGTAGTCATTTCACAATAAAAATAAAGGAGGATGGGAATTTGGTTAAAAAGAAAAGGGTATTATTACTATTGGGTGGTACATTAGCGTTGTTCCTTAGTCTTGCAGGAACAGTTTATGCCTCTAACGATTCGATCAGTTTTAAATTTACGGTTAGTCCATGGCAACAAAATGGAAAAGCTGCTGGAGGTAGATACCGACAAACTACCCACCCAGAAAACCCGTGGAAAGTTAAGCTCAACTCAAGTTCGGAGGGTTCAGGTACCATAACTAGATTCTGGCTAGAGGATGCTAGCGCGAATAATGTGTCAACTTCGGTTGATGCGACGCAAGGACTTGGTCCTTATTATACCAATGCATTAACTACTGCAAGCCAAAAAACAGTATGGTTAACCGGAGAGAATAATAATTATAATGGCGTTACTTATTCTGTGGCTGGTGTTTGGGATGAGGAAACATGGAATTGAGAAGATACTTGGGTAAAGACGATAATCATTGAAAATTGATAGAGATTATAAAGTTATGTGAATATGACCTACGACGCCTTTTGTATTAGTAGCTCCAGAAATTTGGTGGCTACCTTTTTATTATTGATTATTTACTTACCTACATTTTATTTTTCTATTTTTAGAAATACGCAGATTTAACTTAACCAAAAACAACGAGGGGGTGCTTTGAGTGAAATACGAACTAGAGCGAGTTCTTAAGACAACCAAAAGCAAAGTTAGCATTGTTATTCTGACACTAATACCATTTTTCGATCTTTATATTAGTATTAAAGTAGCGTTTTATGATTTTTGGCTTCATCCTGATTCATATCCTCAAGGTATTGCCCGGAATCTACTGCCGCATCCAGCTCATGCGAGTCTTTTGTCCGGCTCATCATTGGGTCATTTTGCTCAGATGTTATTTATCTGGATTTTGCCGATTTATTTGATGTTTATTTACTCGGATTATTATATCCAAGAGAAGAAGCTAGGATATAGTGACATTTTGTATACTAAAAAATCGCGGAGTCAATTTCTGAAAGATCGTTTCTCTGTTTCATTTCTGTTAGGCTTTGCCGTGCCGTTTCTTAGTCTGACAATTAACTATTTGGCTGCTATACTCATCTTTCGCGGTGGCAAGTCATTTTCCGGGTTGGAACAATTTCCAGAAGCTCTACATGGATTGGCTTTGATTAGTTTGCAACATCCATACATAACCTATGCTGTCTATATCTTGGTTTTCTCGCTCTTTTCGGGCTTGTTTGCGATGTTATGTACCAGCATCTCAATGTTGTTTCCGCAATACAAATTAGCCTATCCGATCGCACTACTGATCTGGTACGGGCAGATTATACTACCCAATAGTCTAACGTATGTTTTCCAACCGTTTATCGAATATGGATTCAAACAGATTATTCCGGCGTCAATATTATTCGTCACAATTTGCTTAGCCGTCTCAATATTTGCATTCAGGCATCAGGTAATTGCTGATGAAACATAGGATTGCTAAGATTAGTGCTTTAAGTATATTTTTTGCCCTCTGGTGGTCGTATGTCTTTCGGAATGTATCGTTTGAATTTAGTCACAAATTAATCGTTGAGCTGAATTCTGCTTACGGGGGATATAATCACCTAATAACTCATGCAGGGATGAATATCATTTTACTGTTATTGTTGTTCAATCCATTCAATCTAACCCAGTTAGCCGTTCGAGCCCCCAGAAGACGAATCGTCAATAGGATGTTTGGTCAAATGATTGAAGCAGCCTTCTATTTCTCAGCTGTCTTTGTTGGAATCAATGTCTTGTTTAACATGTTCCACATTAATCTGAACCACTTAGTTGAAATTAATTTCTTTGGCGTTGCCATCTTATACTTCATCAGCGCCTTTATCTTTTATCTGCTGATGGGCACCGTTTTCCTGATTTGTTTGTCCTTGGTGTCTAATTATCCAATTGCAGTTGCAGTTACCTTTGGCCTCAGTATTGGCCAGCTGTATTTTCAACTGGTCCAGGGCTGGCCGACTGCCTTATCGATACTAACCGTTTATACAGATTATTATGAGGACGGATTCAACATCCTTCATTATATAAGTGTGAATGTTTTAGCCCTTATCTTTATTGGAGGATTATATCTAATTCTTAGCTATATCTTCCAGAGAAAGGATATCTTAGATGGTGAATAAACGAAGACTGTTAGTCATTGCTGCTGGAATCGGAGTATTTGCTTATTTATGGCAGTTAGCAATTCGTGCCAGTACAATGAATGATTTATACGCAGGTATTATTTTTAATGCCAATTTAAATTTTGACTTTATCCAATATTTTCTTTTTGCTGTTGCCACTTTGGGATTCATGGGTGTAGGTGAAACCTTTGGCAGGAACTTTGGAATTTATGTACTTGTCCGTAATCGGTCAACCTTTAAAATGTTTCTACAATTTCTCTGGAAAGCAATTAAGTACACTACTTTCTTTGAATTCACTAAAGTGCTAGTTTTCGGAGTGGTACTGGTCATCACTTCGGGGAAATTTGACTTTGCAGATGTTGGTAGCTTCTTCTATCTACTAGTTATGAATTATCTGTTCTTGTTGAACATTGTTGCGTTCGAGATGTTTATGGAAATTTTAGTTGATAGCAAGATTGCAATCTATGCTACCCAAGTATTCTTGCTCGGTTCAATCTTTGTTGCAGATACAATCAATCGCCTTAGTAATTACCAAAGTTTCGGTGTATTGATTCTGCTAAATTCTACGATGAATAATCGCATGGAACTACTGAAAGATAGTGCAGCAAGTGTATATGTACTCGCACCAATAGTTCAAATATTTTTCTTTTCAATAATGTGTCTTTTCTGCGTCTTTAAGTTTCGCCGAAAAGACTGGATATAAAGCGGAGGGGCTCAATGCCACAGATAAATTTCACAAATTATACCAAAGTAATCAAGAAGAAAACCATCCTAGACGATATCACCTTCCAGTTTGACTCGGGTAAAATATACGGTCTCCACGGGCGTAATGGATCGGGGAAGACGATGATTCTGCGGGCAATCTCCGGCTTAATTTTCCCCACTAGCGGCAGTGTACAGGTGGGCGACCAAGTGATCCACAAGGATGTAGATTTCCCGGCAGAAACGGGGGTAATCATCGAACATACTGACCTGCTGCCACAGTACACGGCTTTTGATAATTTGAAAATGTTGAGCAGGATTAATAATGTCGCAAGCGATGACGATATCAATTCGGCATTATTGGCTGTTGGCCTCGAGGGTCACGAAAAAGAGAAAGTTAAGAGTTTCTCACTTGGGATGCGGCAGAAGCTCAGCATCGCACAGGCGATTTTCGAACACCCAAAGCTATTGTTGTTGGACGAGCCAACTAATGCATTGGATCAAGAGACCATCCGTGATGTACGGCAAATTTTACTGGGATTAAAGCAAGACGGCGCAACAATTATCATCGCTAGCCACAATAAGGAAGACCTTGATGTGTTAGCTGATGAAATACTGTTAATTCACGATGAACGAATTAACATAGCTTAGTTAGAATATGTAAAAACCGCAGAGACAAGCTGTCTCTGCGGTTTTTCAGTTGGTTTTGAGTTGGTAAATAATAGAAGTGATTAAAGAAGTTGTTTAGTCAATCTGTCGACTATTCAATGTTATGCGTTAGAAAATATTCAACAAGAACTTGTCAGATAAGAATGGGAGATAGCGTCTGATTATTTGTTTGCGCGTCTCGTCATCTACCTGTGTCGGAAGTACGTTCTTGAGGTAATCAACAATTACTTCCTCTTCCAGAAATGGTGCGAGGGAACTGAGTTCCTTAGCATTATCCGGATTTTGACTGAGCTTGTGGAAAATCTGGTTTAAGCTATCATCATCGAGGAAAGGTGCTAATTCACGTATCTTTTTAAACTCGGTATTGGGGCTTTGCGCGATATCACGCAACTTGTCATCACTCAGAAATGGGTAGAAGTGTTTCAATGAATGCTCATTTGGGCCAAACAGTTTCACTACCTGATCAAAGATTGCATCGACATCATCATCGTCTAGGGCAAAAACCAGTTTAGAGATCAGCTGTAAGCTATCCTTCGTGCCGGCCTGTAGTTGACTATCGATGTAGCGTTTGATGTACGCAGAACTCAGGAATGGTGCGAGCTTATGTAATTGTTGGTTAAAGTCCGGCTCTCCTAAGTGTTCATCCACCTGTTGTTCGAGCGTTTCGTCAGAGATGAAAGGAGCAATCTCTACAATTTGTTCAAATGATAGGTGCTTGTCCGTGACTTTCTGCTCTACCTGCGCTGGTTTCATCAATGGGGCAGCTTGAACGAGGTCTTCAACGGGCATGGGCTCATCGTTTTGGACTATTTGAATAGTTCGGGCCCCCTCATGTGAACCCAGTAAATCTTCTAATGATAAGTCCAATACTTGGGAAATTTGATTATATTTATCGATGTCGGGCAGTGACTTGCTGCGCTCCCAATTACTAACGGCCTGGTAG
This window harbors:
- a CDS encoding helix-turn-helix domain-containing protein; translation: MIQIFDAQRIGKKIADARKECNMTQMELADELGVSYQAVSNWERSKSLPDIDKYNQISQVLDLSLEDLLGSHEGARTIQIVQNDEPMPVEDLVQAAPLMKPAQVEQKVTDKHLSFEQIVEIAPFISDETLEQQVDEHLGEPDFNQQLHKLAPFLSSAYIKRYIDSQLQAGTKDSLQLISKLVFALDDDDVDAIFDQVVKLFGPNEHSLKHFYPFLSDDKLRDIAQSPNTEFKKIRELAPFLDDDSLNQIFHKLSQNPDNAKELSSLAPFLEEEVIVDYLKNVLPTQVDDETRKQIIRRYLPFLSDKFLLNIF